A part of Vulcanisaeta moutnovskia 768-28 genomic DNA contains:
- a CDS encoding MFS transporter, which yields MAGQAVAEGVNVRAMVGGMLGWMVDVFDLTLVLFIASVLGMYFFPPTSLVARLLFVFASYSLTLLARPLGGIIFGHIADRIGRRLTMMVTLIGLGISSALTGALPTYQQIGLMATALFVLLRLLVGVFVGGEVSGSHLVAIESSSPRYRGLVSGVIESGYYWGYALAAFTFASLRDYFGTKAFVAYGWRYAFLVGFAVAVIGVLLRLTVDEPSIYRELKRAGKVSKAPVIEFFSRGYRDALIALLLLAGIFWVAYATLGFLPTYLGTFLRIPLSTVFWGLTYASLIGGVITIIGGVLSNVTKRKYAFLYYSLIGIILAYPLTAILRSSFLTLVVSAGILTSVIGTGGVMLAYLAELFPTRFRGSAIGFLWNMASIGATAALLTAPFWLRLGLVVGYSVMLIVGFVIAIIGTVITRDNTGIELRKLDEVS from the coding sequence GTGGCTGGGCAGGCAGTTGCTGAGGGGGTTAATGTTAGGGCCATGGTTGGTGGTATGCTTGGTTGGATGGTTGATGTCTTTGACCTAACCCTGGTCCTATTCATAGCCTCGGTACTGGGCATGTACTTCTTCCCACCAACAAGCCTAGTCGCCAGGCTCCTCTTCGTATTCGCCTCCTACTCACTGACCCTGCTCGCCAGGCCCCTGGGCGGTATAATATTTGGCCACATAGCCGACAGAATTGGTAGGAGGCTAACGATGATGGTCACGTTGATAGGCTTAGGCATATCCTCAGCCCTAACCGGTGCATTACCGACCTACCAACAAATTGGGTTAATGGCCACCGCACTCTTCGTGTTGCTTAGGCTCTTGGTTGGCGTGTTCGTCGGTGGTGAGGTGAGCGGCTCACACCTGGTGGCTATTGAGAGTTCGTCACCCAGGTATAGGGGCTTGGTCAGCGGCGTGATTGAAAGTGGTTATTACTGGGGCTACGCACTTGCAGCATTCACCTTCGCCTCGCTAAGGGATTACTTTGGGACCAAGGCCTTCGTGGCCTATGGCTGGAGGTATGCCTTCCTCGTCGGCTTCGCGGTCGCCGTAATAGGCGTCCTACTGAGGCTAACAGTTGATGAACCGAGCATATACAGGGAACTGAAAAGGGCGGGCAAGGTGTCCAAGGCACCCGTTATTGAGTTCTTCAGTAGGGGCTACCGCGATGCTTTGATAGCCCTACTTCTACTCGCCGGAATCTTCTGGGTTGCCTACGCAACTCTCGGCTTTCTACCAACCTACCTAGGAACCTTCCTAAGGATTCCCCTATCCACGGTGTTCTGGGGACTGACCTACGCATCGCTCATTGGTGGTGTGATAACGATAATTGGTGGAGTATTGAGTAATGTCACGAAGAGGAAGTACGCATTCCTATACTACTCATTAATAGGTATTATACTCGCCTACCCACTAACGGCGATTTTGAGGAGTTCCTTCCTAACCCTCGTGGTTTCGGCGGGTATCCTAACCAGCGTCATTGGCACTGGCGGTGTCATGCTTGCTTACCTAGCCGAGCTATTCCCGACACGATTTAGGGGCTCGGCAATAGGCTTCCTATGGAATATGGCCTCCATAGGCGCAACGGCAGCCCTACTCACAGCCCCATTCTGGCTTAGGCTAGGCCTCGTGGTTGGCTACTCGGTAATGCTCATTGTTGGGTTTGTAATAGCGATAATAGGCACCGTAATAACCCGCGATAACACGGGCATTGAGTTAAGGAAGCTCGATGAAGTCTCGTAA
- a CDS encoding cytochrome ubiquinol oxidase subunit I: protein MSNYLALLSFAVLGFALEMHLVFVNVIIGATVLTVITRYLAYLRQDPSLESVAKSMFRLMVVTELFGGVWGTILTVFMAGLFPSMTAIFTRVYFYPVAIALVGILVSIPFIAIYWHLWGRVSPRTHSLIGLPLAISVLLVPIGFRYLFAGLDYPQYVTTNFNPLTVFSNPVYPPLIVHTLIGAMDIGAFVIASVLTTRRNLSIKGISIALGTGLILLVPQAIAGAYYFTVLGRYDPYIASNIAGPLLGYDPSSVMFYPAFYAAVALTIALGITALYAFYAVMQGRVVRPVVISTGFLAEAILILMEYVNDGSRYPYLFISGGSGIPITQLLNTLIPLPLIAMYTMLLSTLAFTAIFTITLYYAVVRRFLPEE, encoded by the coding sequence ATGAGTAATTACCTAGCCTTACTATCATTCGCCGTGTTAGGCTTCGCCCTAGAGATGCACTTAGTCTTCGTTAACGTGATTATTGGGGCTACAGTACTCACGGTAATAACCAGGTACCTGGCCTACCTGCGTCAGGACCCGAGCCTTGAGTCCGTGGCCAAAAGCATGTTCAGACTAATGGTTGTTACGGAGCTATTTGGCGGTGTCTGGGGTACTATTCTCACGGTTTTCATGGCCGGCCTATTCCCATCAATGACCGCGATATTCACTAGGGTCTACTTCTACCCAGTGGCCATTGCCTTGGTGGGGATACTCGTGAGTATACCGTTCATAGCCATTTACTGGCACCTCTGGGGTAGGGTCAGTCCAAGGACTCACAGCCTAATTGGCTTACCGCTGGCTATATCCGTACTACTCGTACCCATAGGCTTCAGGTACCTATTCGCAGGTCTTGACTACCCGCAGTACGTTACGACGAACTTCAACCCACTGACCGTATTCTCAAACCCAGTATACCCACCGCTTATTGTGCATACGCTCATTGGGGCTATGGACATTGGTGCCTTCGTAATAGCCTCAGTACTGACCACGAGGAGGAACCTAAGCATTAAGGGCATAAGTATTGCCCTCGGCACGGGCTTAATCCTACTCGTACCACAGGCAATTGCCGGGGCCTACTACTTCACAGTCCTTGGGAGGTACGACCCATACATAGCCAGTAACATTGCGGGGCCATTACTTGGTTATGACCCTAGCTCGGTCATGTTCTACCCAGCCTTTTACGCCGCGGTAGCCCTAACCATAGCCCTGGGTATTACTGCCCTATACGCCTTCTACGCAGTCATGCAGGGAAGAGTTGTTAGGCCGGTAGTAATTAGCACAGGTTTCCTCGCCGAGGCAATACTCATACTCATGGAGTACGTGAATGATGGCTCCAGGTACCCATACCTATTCATAAGCGGTGGTTCAGGCATACCAATAACCCAACTACTAAATACATTAATACCGCTGCCCCTAATTGCCATGTACACAATGCTCCTATCAACACTGGCATTCACGGCAATATTCACAATAACCCTGTACTACGCCGTGGTAAGGAGGTTCCTACCCGAGGAGTAA
- a CDS encoding 2-isopropylmalate synthase, with the protein MAQEDVARGWASNRYARFLDTTLRDGEQTPGVALKPEDKLAIALRLEELGVDSIEAGFPIVSDGEFRAVRDIAREVRNSEVIVLARTRKEDINKALDADVPAIHIFIATSDIHMKYKLRMSREEVIKAAVEAVSYAKSHGLTVEFSAEDATRSDPYFLVRVFQEVVNAGADRLDIADTVGVMWPNRMATLVRFVRQNVRGNYLLSVHCHDDFGMAVANSVAAIEAGADQAHGTINGVGERAGNAALEEIASAVKFLLGYETRIRFERIKEVSDLVSRLFRIPVPPNKAIVGTNAFSHESGIHVHGVLTNPLTYEPINPESVGMSRRVVVGKHSGRHSIEYILKSMGIEPNNDIINKVLRRIKELGDMGLRVSDEDIRHIISEIVNQ; encoded by the coding sequence ATTGCTCAGGAGGACGTAGCCAGGGGTTGGGCATCAAATAGGTATGCCAGGTTCCTAGACACCACACTGAGAGATGGTGAGCAAACACCCGGCGTTGCCCTCAAACCCGAGGATAAGTTGGCGATTGCTCTGAGGCTTGAGGAGTTAGGCGTTGACTCTATAGAGGCTGGGTTCCCAATAGTTAGTGATGGTGAATTCAGGGCTGTTAGGGACATAGCCAGGGAGGTAAGGAATTCAGAGGTTATTGTGCTGGCTAGGACTAGGAAGGAGGATATCAATAAGGCTTTAGATGCTGATGTACCGGCGATTCACATCTTCATAGCCACATCAGACATACACATGAAGTATAAATTAAGGATGAGTAGGGAGGAGGTTATTAAGGCGGCGGTGGAGGCTGTGAGTTATGCAAAGTCCCATGGATTAACCGTGGAATTCAGCGCAGAGGATGCCACTAGGAGTGACCCATACTTCCTAGTTAGGGTTTTTCAGGAGGTTGTTAATGCAGGTGCTGATAGGCTCGATATTGCTGACACCGTAGGCGTCATGTGGCCAAACAGGATGGCTACTTTAGTTAGATTCGTTAGACAAAACGTTAGGGGTAATTACTTATTGAGTGTTCATTGTCATGACGACTTCGGGATGGCTGTTGCAAACAGCGTAGCCGCGATAGAGGCTGGTGCTGATCAGGCCCATGGTACGATCAATGGCGTTGGCGAGAGGGCAGGTAATGCGGCTCTTGAGGAGATAGCATCCGCCGTTAAGTTCCTACTTGGTTATGAAACAAGGATTAGGTTTGAGAGGATTAAGGAGGTTTCGGACCTCGTATCAAGACTCTTCAGGATACCAGTACCACCAAACAAGGCCATTGTTGGCACAAACGCCTTCTCTCATGAATCGGGAATCCACGTTCATGGAGTACTAACTAATCCGCTGACTTATGAGCCGATTAACCCGGAGAGTGTTGGTATGAGTAGGAGAGTTGTGGTTGGTAAGCACAGTGGTAGGCACTCCATAGAGTATATACTGAAGTCCATGGGCATTGAACCGAACAATGACATAATCAATAAGGTGCTAAGGAGGATTAAGGAATTGGGCGACATGGGTCTGAGGGTGTCTGATGAGGACATTAGGCACATAATTAGCGAGATAGTGAATCAATGA
- a CDS encoding isocitrate/isopropylmalate dehydrogenase family protein, giving the protein MKVVVIEGDGVGPEITGSAVRVLKAAAVKYGLTIDLQYVDAGDNALRKYGEAVPSRYWPIIGSSDAILKGPVGESAGEVVVKLRRGFDLYANIRPARNYPGVRAVRDGVDLIIVRENTEDVYVRAEYMLGNDIAIALRLITRRASERITRVAFNLAIGRRRRVTIVHKANVLTVSDGLFRDTVKEVAKNYPGIAVNEMYIDAAVMDMVRRPQDFDVIVTTNLYGDILSDIAAYVTGSIGLAPSANVGDSKAMFEPVHGAAFDIAGKGIANPTAMILSVAWMLRWWGERVGDDKYVSAGSAVENAVIKALGEGVKLTPDLGGNARTEEFTEEVIRKLG; this is encoded by the coding sequence ATGAAGGTTGTCGTAATAGAGGGTGATGGTGTTGGTCCTGAGATCACGGGGTCCGCGGTAAGGGTTCTAAAGGCTGCTGCGGTAAAATATGGATTAACGATAGATCTTCAGTATGTGGATGCTGGCGATAACGCCCTTAGGAAGTATGGTGAGGCTGTGCCAAGCAGGTATTGGCCTATTATTGGGTCCTCAGACGCCATATTGAAGGGTCCTGTTGGTGAGAGCGCAGGTGAGGTTGTCGTTAAGTTGAGAAGGGGGTTCGACCTGTATGCCAATATTAGGCCTGCGAGGAATTACCCCGGGGTTAGGGCTGTTAGGGATGGTGTTGATTTAATCATTGTGCGTGAGAATACTGAGGATGTGTATGTAAGGGCCGAGTACATGCTTGGTAATGATATTGCCATAGCCCTTAGGTTAATAACGAGGAGGGCCAGCGAGAGGATAACTAGGGTCGCCTTTAACCTAGCCATAGGTAGGCGCAGGAGGGTTACCATTGTTCATAAGGCTAACGTATTGACGGTATCCGACGGCCTATTCAGGGATACGGTTAAGGAGGTTGCCAAGAATTACCCAGGTATTGCGGTTAATGAGATGTACATAGATGCGGCGGTTATGGACATGGTTAGGAGGCCCCAGGACTTCGACGTGATAGTTACCACGAACCTCTATGGAGACATACTTAGTGACATAGCGGCCTATGTGACGGGTAGTATAGGGCTTGCGCCGTCGGCTAATGTAGGCGATAGTAAGGCCATGTTCGAGCCAGTCCATGGGGCAGCCTTCGATATCGCGGGTAAGGGCATTGCAAACCCAACGGCGATGATACTTAGTGTCGCCTGGATGCTTAGGTGGTGGGGTGAGAGGGTTGGTGATGATAAGTATGTAAGTGCTGGGTCGGCAGTGGAGAATGCAGTAATTAAGGCACTTGGTGAGGGGGTCAAGTTAACGCCTGACCTTGGTGGTAATGCAAGGACCGAGGAGTTCACTGAGGAAGTAATTAGAAAACTGGGCTAG
- a CDS encoding cupin domain-containing protein: protein MTILRYEESGWEKLSDLIFRRHVHGSRVTIAQFKLLKGSVVKPHSHPHEQVSIVVNGRAKFVVGDETYIVNPGDVVHIPPNVMHGVEAIEDSLIVDVYSPVRDDWIRGDDKYLRS, encoded by the coding sequence ATGACCATACTAAGATATGAAGAGTCAGGCTGGGAAAAACTAAGCGACCTAATATTTAGGCGTCACGTCCATGGTTCAAGAGTTACGATAGCCCAATTTAAACTATTAAAGGGCTCCGTGGTAAAGCCTCACTCTCATCCTCACGAGCAGGTTTCAATAGTCGTTAATGGGCGTGCTAAGTTCGTTGTTGGTGATGAGACGTATATAGTGAACCCAGGTGACGTAGTGCATATACCGCCCAATGTAATGCATGGTGTTGAGGCCATCGAGGATTCGTTAATAGTTGATGTATACTCGCCGGTTAGGGATGATTGGATTAGGGGTGATGATAAGTACTTAAGGTCTTGA
- a CDS encoding EVE domain-containing protein → MTPAKVFLYLGYVLPVNYWLVIVRERVFMGIVETGLFGCRDPECGLLMTRVKPGTRLVLFVSGFDCKSYCKSFVGIFEAVNDWVKASKKLNDWSHMVEVKPIALGRVELGSIAGKLSFIRGRRSITEALHSVDPSNPRAMPMPVEDAELIINELRRQAVPKPVIEIWGTPKGGAERVVGGAGAEVRLATQGINEAVALLMEVAQLFGYYPVSNVDAGEYRLDLAWWGNEDEYRDGLAPLAVFEVVDNPEQALARLKHARDRWRGVKLYAVVRDENAGKELERTLRGSFHELRRRVKVLSLGGLRDFVKDLRRHGELVREFVMLDKD, encoded by the coding sequence GTGACCCCAGCAAAAGTTTTTCTCTACCTAGGCTATGTATTACCCGTGAATTACTGGCTTGTCATTGTGAGGGAGAGGGTCTTCATGGGCATTGTCGAGACGGGCCTATTTGGTTGCCGTGATCCGGAGTGCGGCCTGCTAATGACTAGGGTCAAGCCCGGCACCCGCCTAGTGCTCTTCGTAAGTGGCTTCGACTGTAAGTCCTACTGTAAGTCCTTCGTAGGGATTTTCGAAGCTGTTAATGATTGGGTTAAGGCTAGTAAGAAGTTGAATGATTGGTCCCACATGGTTGAGGTCAAGCCGATAGCCCTGGGTAGGGTTGAGCTCGGCAGCATAGCCGGCAAACTATCGTTCATTAGGGGTAGGAGGAGCATTACCGAGGCCCTACACTCCGTGGATCCATCCAACCCCAGGGCTATGCCCATGCCCGTTGAGGATGCGGAGTTGATAATTAATGAATTGAGGAGACAGGCGGTGCCTAAGCCCGTGATTGAGATTTGGGGAACCCCGAAGGGCGGCGCTGAGAGGGTGGTTGGTGGGGCAGGTGCTGAGGTTAGATTAGCGACTCAGGGCATTAATGAGGCGGTGGCGTTGTTGATGGAGGTAGCCCAATTGTTTGGTTATTACCCAGTAAGTAATGTGGATGCGGGTGAGTATAGGCTTGACCTTGCCTGGTGGGGTAATGAGGATGAGTATAGGGATGGATTGGCGCCATTAGCCGTCTTTGAGGTTGTTGATAATCCTGAGCAGGCATTGGCTAGGCTTAAGCACGCGAGGGATAGGTGGAGAGGCGTTAAGTTGTATGCCGTGGTTAGGGATGAGAATGCCGGGAAGGAGCTTGAGAGGACCTTGAGGGGCTCATTCCATGAGCTTAGGAGGAGGGTTAAGGTATTATCACTGGGTGGGTTGAGGGATTTCGTCAAGGACCTCAGGAGGCATGGTGAGTTGGTTAGGGAATTCGTGATGCTAGATAAGGATTAA
- a CDS encoding class I SAM-dependent methyltransferase: MVIPDLYKWHVTLRNEERNEREAFYVHSLVDFYGRKLNEKYRTILDIPCGHGRLHKYLRGYGYEVYGVDISTELIEIVRSNHKDFEDHYFIGNMRNFRLGREVDVVLNWFTSFWLLR; this comes from the coding sequence ATGGTTATTCCTGACCTGTATAAGTGGCATGTGACGTTAAGGAATGAGGAGAGGAATGAGAGGGAGGCATTTTATGTCCATTCGTTGGTTGATTTTTATGGTAGGAAATTAAATGAAAAATACAGGACAATCCTAGACATTCCCTGCGGGCATGGCAGACTTCATAAGTATCTTAGGGGTTACGGTTATGAGGTATACGGCGTAGACATCTCAACGGAATTAATCGAAATCGTAAGGAGTAATCACAAAGACTTTGAGGATCACTACTTCATCGGCAATATGAGGAACTTTAGACTGGGAAGGGAAGTTGATGTCGTTTTAAATTGGTTCACATCCTTTTGGCTACTTCGATGA
- a CDS encoding cytochrome ubiquinol oxidase subunit I, giving the protein MTNSALGVLNEIYVHSANVNNAMVMTIIGIYLHAVFVSFTLGFPLAILAWLITWYRTGDALFINYSKTLTMVWAVNFALGAVTGTIVEFGLLDIWPTSILLFSSSAFIPLLYEATIAFIGEAVLVVLFMVAIGRWRARYTLSVLITAWFLGSLSGYFIITANAWMNVPWGMGEIPHSLYPFLPTYGPDAANLTATLNLAALLLHYTVDGAGSLALTSVNFTSLVGTYFNNPWLPMINPDAIVTTLHTLLAAYAIGVGAVALAISIRYFRTHDDKYIKLLKPLLWILTIVLLVEPIVLGHFMGDDVVTYQPLKFTAFTALTGGSGIYGYEYYDPLEALFAYGNPYHPLYGFQYYMSQCRSLGNLTFGELYSKLDPGMLGYLGPLINVMLSQNCEAAVLSMEPLAPLVSAFYYTMIGAGILLAIASVLVLFTYLVRVPVLSTITDFINNEILSVLIGADNVMPFLASVMAVLSAIAATAGWAAREIGRQPWTVYGLITTNEVITGDAITPGFVAFVVAILLAIAIVGVLAMYYVATRPSLLDRIRGLVEVGGHE; this is encoded by the coding sequence ATGACTAACTCAGCACTGGGAGTACTCAATGAGATTTACGTACATAGCGCCAACGTTAATAACGCAATGGTCATGACCATAATCGGCATTTACCTACACGCAGTCTTCGTATCATTCACACTGGGCTTCCCACTGGCCATACTTGCCTGGCTCATCACTTGGTACAGGACCGGAGACGCATTATTCATCAACTACTCCAAGACCCTGACCATGGTTTGGGCCGTGAACTTCGCCCTCGGCGCCGTCACAGGCACCATAGTGGAGTTCGGCCTACTGGATATCTGGCCAACTAGCATACTACTCTTCTCCTCCTCAGCCTTCATCCCACTCCTCTACGAAGCCACCATAGCCTTCATAGGCGAGGCAGTCCTCGTGGTCCTCTTCATGGTGGCCATCGGCAGATGGAGAGCCAGGTACACACTCAGCGTATTAATTACTGCGTGGTTCCTAGGTTCGTTATCAGGTTATTTCATAATCACGGCAAATGCATGGATGAACGTGCCCTGGGGAATGGGTGAAATACCACACTCACTATACCCATTCTTGCCAACCTACGGTCCAGACGCCGCAAACCTAACCGCAACATTAAACCTAGCTGCACTACTTCTACACTACACAGTTGATGGTGCTGGTTCACTGGCGCTAACGAGTGTGAACTTCACGTCATTGGTGGGTACGTACTTCAACAACCCATGGCTACCAATGATAAACCCAGACGCCATAGTGACCACACTACACACATTACTCGCGGCCTACGCAATCGGCGTTGGCGCAGTGGCCCTGGCCATATCAATAAGGTACTTCAGGACCCACGACGATAAGTACATAAAGCTACTGAAGCCACTCCTCTGGATACTCACCATAGTACTCCTGGTGGAGCCCATAGTGCTTGGGCACTTCATGGGTGATGACGTTGTTACCTACCAACCACTCAAGTTCACAGCATTCACCGCATTAACCGGTGGGTCGGGCATCTATGGTTATGAGTACTACGATCCACTGGAGGCGCTGTTTGCCTATGGCAACCCATATCACCCACTCTATGGTTTTCAGTACTACATGAGTCAGTGCAGGTCATTGGGCAACTTAACCTTCGGCGAGCTCTACAGCAAGCTTGATCCAGGTATGCTTGGTTACCTCGGTCCCCTGATTAACGTGATGCTGAGCCAAAACTGTGAAGCTGCCGTCCTCTCCATGGAACCACTGGCACCATTGGTGAGTGCGTTTTACTACACAATGATTGGAGCCGGCATACTACTCGCAATAGCCTCAGTACTTGTCCTATTCACATACCTCGTCAGGGTACCCGTACTATCCACAATAACAGACTTCATAAACAATGAAATACTCAGTGTATTAATAGGTGCCGACAACGTAATGCCATTCCTAGCCTCGGTAATGGCCGTACTATCGGCGATAGCAGCCACTGCCGGCTGGGCCGCTAGGGAGATAGGTCGACAACCGTGGACTGTGTATGGATTAATAACGACTAACGAGGTGATCACCGGTGATGCCATAACGCCGGGTTTCGTGGCCTTCGTGGTTGCCATACTACTCGCTATAGCGATTGTGGGGGTCCTGGCCATGTACTACGTGGCCACAAGGCCAAGTCTACTGGATAGGATTAGGGGGTTGGTTGAGGTGGGTGGACATGAGTAA
- a CDS encoding prephenate dehydratase, protein MGINEPLLLRIINEYVSNGSIAFLGPSGSYSHEVAIRLFGTNKPFRPMRSVGDVVKCVFNSDCGLGIVPIENNLAGVVGDSMDALIRWDVGIKYSVEYRVSLCLVVNEEVNDLSEITELYSHPHAIMEAMDFITRLNASINYTQSTSEALEKIKGHRNRAAVASKFGARLRGLKALMCGIEDRPNYTRFLIITRNKSTIGDRTLLIFSVSNRPGSLYNALKPFAEKEINLSMIYSKPNRQSPWGYDFLLEMECQLEDEDCNNALRQLGGVTTYLKVLGSYRHLRTE, encoded by the coding sequence ATGGGCATTAATGAGCCATTGCTGTTGAGGATTATTAATGAGTACGTTAGTAATGGTTCAATAGCATTCCTTGGACCCAGCGGTAGTTATTCCCACGAGGTTGCCATAAGGCTCTTCGGTACAAATAAGCCGTTTAGACCTATGAGGAGCGTTGGTGATGTTGTTAAGTGCGTATTCAATAGTGATTGTGGGCTTGGGATCGTGCCCATAGAGAATAACCTGGCTGGTGTTGTTGGTGATTCGATGGATGCCCTCATTAGGTGGGACGTAGGCATTAAGTACTCCGTGGAGTATAGAGTCTCTCTATGTCTCGTTGTTAATGAGGAGGTTAATGACCTCAGTGAAATTACGGAGCTGTACTCACATCCGCATGCAATAATGGAGGCCATGGACTTCATAACAAGACTAAACGCCTCAATAAACTACACGCAATCAACATCAGAGGCCCTTGAGAAGATAAAGGGGCATAGGAATAGGGCTGCCGTGGCGTCGAAGTTCGGCGCAAGGCTTCGCGGTTTAAAGGCCTTAATGTGCGGTATTGAGGATAGGCCAAACTACACGAGATTCCTCATAATAACGAGGAATAAATCAACCATTGGCGACAGGACACTGTTAATATTCTCAGTATCCAATAGACCCGGCTCACTGTACAACGCCCTAAAGCCATTTGCGGAGAAGGAAATAAACCTGTCAATGATATACTCAAAACCCAATAGGCAGAGTCCATGGGGCTACGACTTCCTACTCGAGATGGAATGCCAACTGGAGGATGAGGATTGTAATAATGCCTTAAGGCAGTTGGGGGGCGTAACAACGTATTTAAAGGTGCTCGGTAGCTATAGACATTTAAGAACTGAATGA
- a CDS encoding phospholipase D-like domain-containing protein: MKGVLIHICHRLDECLDRARGLSDLTLFNAATGFIDYDGLSYVLNYLGDINDVRVVVGNLGPIPRTIYERWRDVIRVYPNLHTKLYLLGSGVAIVGSANLTVGGLYGNVELNILIRDGGLYSQLMRYFEELWLNAKPLTEDYVEDAEEVEVRSTKRSAAGFVNEVNRALLDILGVNEECLTTFNPKRCAVAVAEAINRGFRDCRDSPENCVVDAVAEELNLEVKELARRLIRGPGLTVVAGHPLCWVRTFINLLRTGRVSVEELDSGVKIYEAMVREASRECPSRAGELARDELMRLGDERYRDDYVRWKIPYRLLPLALVLPITDCRLVGIRRRDGSALRRLACNQWGSHNY; this comes from the coding sequence ATGAAGGGCGTACTCATTCATATTTGTCACAGGCTCGATGAGTGCTTAGATAGGGCTAGGGGCCTCAGTGATTTAACATTGTTTAATGCAGCGACTGGGTTTATTGATTATGATGGGTTATCGTACGTACTTAATTACCTGGGGGATATTAACGATGTTAGGGTTGTAGTCGGTAACTTGGGTCCGATACCGAGGACTATCTATGAGAGGTGGCGTGACGTGATTAGGGTATATCCAAACCTGCACACTAAACTTTACCTACTTGGTAGTGGTGTTGCCATTGTCGGTAGCGCCAATTTAACGGTTGGTGGTCTTTATGGTAATGTTGAATTGAATATTTTAATAAGAGATGGAGGACTTTATAGTCAATTAATGAGGTATTTTGAGGAATTGTGGCTTAATGCTAAGCCGCTTACTGAGGATTACGTGGAGGATGCTGAGGAGGTTGAGGTTAGGAGCACGAAGCGCAGCGCCGCTGGGTTTGTGAACGAGGTGAACAGGGCATTACTAGATATCCTGGGTGTTAATGAGGAGTGCCTTACCACGTTTAACCCTAAGCGGTGCGCTGTAGCCGTTGCCGAGGCCATCAACAGGGGATTCCGTGATTGTAGAGACTCGCCGGAGAACTGCGTTGTTGATGCTGTTGCTGAGGAATTGAACCTAGAGGTTAAGGAATTGGCTAGGCGGTTAATTAGGGGGCCTGGCTTAACCGTTGTTGCAGGACACCCGCTATGTTGGGTTAGGACATTCATCAACCTGCTGAGGACTGGCCGTGTAAGTGTTGAGGAGTTGGATAGTGGTGTTAAGATTTATGAGGCTATGGTTAGGGAGGCGTCGCGGGAATGCCCAAGCAGGGCTGGGGAGCTTGCCCGTGATGAACTTATGAGGCTTGGTGACGAGCGTTATAGGGATGACTATGTCAGGTGGAAGATACCATATAGGTTACTGCCGCTGGCCTTGGTACTACCAATCACTGACTGTAGATTGGTTGGTATTCGCAGAAGAGATGGTAGTGCGTTGAGAAGGCTGGCCTGTAATCAGTGGGGTAGCCATAACTATTGA
- a CDS encoding EVE domain-containing protein, which translates to MSNTNMHWVFTTNPQNLVICLKYCAFGVDNEKYGITARELVKPGDFIIFYVRSLRTSIVNAPSKCQRVFLGPYRVRSSGLLNPNHPALMSWNPKNKFNVIIEIEKLNDFHIGAVDINLVLNNLYFITNKARSGRGGWQDHMQFSIISIREEDYVTIINHLNPGHPCIKQLREFMGNITPCL; encoded by the coding sequence ATGAGCAACACTAACATGCATTGGGTCTTTACCACTAATCCACAAAACCTTGTTATTTGCTTAAAGTATTGTGCGTTTGGCGTTGATAATGAGAAGTACGGAATTACAGCGAGGGAGCTTGTGAAACCTGGCGATTTCATAATATTCTACGTTAGATCATTGAGGACGAGTATAGTCAATGCACCCAGTAAGTGCCAGAGGGTGTTCTTAGGGCCCTATAGAGTTAGGAGTAGTGGTTTATTGAATCCCAATCACCCAGCGTTAATGAGTTGGAATCCGAAGAATAAATTTAATGTAATAATAGAGATTGAGAAGCTCAACGACTTTCACATAGGCGCTGTGGATATCAATCTCGTATTGAATAATCTATACTTCATCACGAATAAGGCAAGGAGTGGTCGTGGTGGTTGGCAGGACCACATGCAATTCTCAATAATATCAATTAGGGAGGAGGATTACGTTACCATAATTAATCACTTAAACCCGGGACACCCCTGTATAAAGCAGTTAAGGGAGTTTATGGGAAACATAACACCATGCCTGTGA